ctgtgggaagggattcaaagcTCCGTCTGTGCTGGACattcatcaacgcagtcacactggagagaggccgttcacctgctctgactgtgggaaggggttcagtgattcatccaacctgctgatgcaccagcgagttcacactggggagaggccatacacctgctgtgattgtgggaaggggttcagtcgatcatccaacctgcagtcacaccagcgagttcacactggtgagaggccattcacctgctctgaatgtgggaatgcGTTCACTCTGTTATCCCATTTGCAGACACACcaaagagttcacactggggagaagcctttCGCCTGCTCCCAGTGTGACAAAGGATTTACTAATTCATCCAATCTACAgaaacaccagcgggttcacacgggggagaggccattcacctgctctcagtgtgggaagggattcacacagtcagccaacctgaagacacatcagcgagttcacaagcaataacaggggttggattctgctgttattgctgctgttaatcacatccaggattgatATGCTCACAATTGGTGATGTGGGAGGGTTTCTTTcggctggactggccggtctcccaactttgcttccagttggTTGATGTGTTCATTCCTGgctaatttgctgtcagtctagattcaataaaatctgagatggatttgcaggtatcatatcatttaataataactaacttgcaaggctgcatcaatccatagagctaTAGGGCACGCATACTGTCTTCTGCAACATCCAGGAGTAATAGAGATCGTATACAGAGAAGCTTCTGCTGATGTATTCAAAATCACAATAcaattcacatataagcttcccattggtcattctatacacctcctgacctggtcctatatcctaattggtcactttgcattgtaaccccagcatccttttcaccatgcgGCTACCCTCCCCCGAGGGTCTCAAACAGGCTTTTGctaaatccctttgtcctttgtctgtgagctcactaccatcggaccggccctactaccatcggaccggccctatttatctatactattttaactaataatcctatttttatcattcatttattcatttcttcAGATGCTGAGCCGAGAggagcacatttccactgaaatgatccatAAACTGATGATGGACATCTATTTCATCCTGAATAGTGGTGTTTTTTCCTACCAGTTTAGGTGGATCTAACATAAATACATTTGTCTCTGTTGCATTGAGTCTACAGCAGAAGCCCAGGCCAGTCGGCTTAATTGGTCTGTGTCAGTATTAATGCCCCACATGcgtctccacccacccctctacgtctcccccatcagcatctcctaaTCTTTttccctcatgtatgtatctagctttcctttcaatgtattcatgctgttcacctcaaccactcgctgtggtggtgagttccatattctcaccactcactgggtaaCAAGGTTTCTCATTAACtccctattggattattgaatcccctCATAATCTTAAAGACTTCCATTAGGTCACCCTTCCTTCAGTCTTCTCCTTTCTAGAGAAAAGCAATCCCAGCCTTTCCTGGGGGTTAAATGCTCTCAGTCCGGGTATCATTCTTCAGAATCTTTgctccttctccagtgcctctatttcctttttctaaatggagataaGCAATGctgacagtgctcccagtgtagtcgaACCATCGTTTTAAACAAGTTGGACATTTCCTCCGTGCTTtccaattctatccctctggaaTGGAACCCTGTATATGGGCCCCACACTTTCGGAAAGACGTGATGTTCTTGGAGAGGAGACTTAAGAGAGTGTACCAGGGATGAGGGTCTTCAGTGAGTTGGAGAGACTGAAGCAGCTGATATTGTTATTTTGAGGTCAGGAGATCag
Above is a window of Scyliorhinus canicula unplaced genomic scaffold, sScyCan1.1, whole genome shotgun sequence DNA encoding:
- the LOC119961405 gene encoding zinc finger protein 239-like, with product MNLERHKVTRTMGKPWKCGDCGKGFKAPSVLDIHQRSHTGERPFTCSDCGKGFSDSSNLLMHQRVHTGERPYTCCDCGKGFSRSSNLQSHQRVHTGERPFTCSECGNAFTLLSHLQTHQRVHTGEKPFACSQCDKGFTNSSNLQKHQRVHTGERPFTCSQCGKGFTQSANLKTHQRVHKQ